One Papaver somniferum cultivar HN1 chromosome 10, ASM357369v1, whole genome shotgun sequence genomic window carries:
- the LOC113318018 gene encoding basic blue protein-like, with translation MKASVASNLAVISFYLLIIGFSSISVYVNASRNHIVGGDRGWRFPSKSSYNIWALHRSFAAGDTLHFKYSRGAHNIVRVDAAGYRKCKVSATESAKAVSSGSDKILLKKGINYFICSLPGHCAAGMKMKVHVKKKKAH, from the exons ATGAAAGCATCAGTAGCAAGCAATCTTGCAGTGATCAGTTTCTACTTGCTAATTATCGGGTTTTCATCAATCTCTGTTTACGTTAACGCCTCAAGGAATCATATTGTCGGTGGGGATCGAGGATGGCGTTTCCCTTCAAAATCATCGTATAATATATGGGCTCTTCACAGATCCTTTGCTGCAGGAGATACTCTTC ATTTTAAGTACTCTCGTGGAGCACACAACATTGTTCGAGTTGATGCTGCTGGATACAGAAAATGCAAGGTCTCTGCAACGGAATCAGCCAAAGCAGTGTCGTCAGGAAGTGACAAGATACTGCTTAAAAAAGGAATTAATTACTTTATTTGTAGCTTACCAGGCCATTGCGCTGCAGGAATGAAGATGAAAGTACATGTTAAAAAAAAGAAGGCGCATTAA